TCTTTTCTCCCCAAATCGCAAAGGGACTTCTAACAAACTTGTTGGGTTAGAAGCCCCTCTACTGCTCTAAACTATCGTGTATGCAACAGCGCTGCGTTATCTCCAGCCCGCTTGATCCATGATCCGCAAAGCTTCGGGGTTATTGCGACCAAAAACTGCGGCGTTGAGGCTATCTGAGCGGAATTCGCCTAGACTTTTCACCATGCTATTAGCATTCATCCCAGCTAAGACGGGGTACTCGTTGTTTCCGTCTGCAAACATTTCCTGGGCTTCCGGCGAGGCTAGATACTCAATAAACTGGATTGCGCCTTGACGGTTGGGGGCGGTTCTGACAACCCCTGCACCGCTAATATTAACGTGGGTACCGCGATCGCGCTGGTTGGGGAAAAAGACGCCAACTTTTTCGGTAACTTCCCGATCGGCAGCGTTATCGGAGCGCATCAGACGCACATAATAATAGGTATTGGCAACGGCAATTTCACCAACACCCGCCGCAACTGCTTTAATTTGATCCGTGTCGCCACCTTCCGGAGAACGCGCTAAATTCGCTGCAATTCCCCGCGCCCATTCTAAGGTTCTTTCGGGGCCATGTGCGGCTAAAATCGCACCCGTTAGAGATTGGTTGTAAATATTACCCGAAG
This portion of the Desertifilum tharense IPPAS B-1220 genome encodes:
- a CDS encoding Fe(3+) ABC transporter substrate-binding protein — translated: MKITRRVFLATGTAMAAVAAGQLGRKTPAVAQSGVVNVYSARHYDTDDQLYEGFTQRTGIRVNLVEANADQLIERINSEGANSPADVLITVDAGRLWRAREAGVLQPINSTTLNAAIPSSLRDPEGYWFGLTKRARVIYYDRNKVNPAQLSTYEDLADPKWRGKLLIRSSGNIYNQSLTGAILAAHGPERTLEWARGIAANLARSPEGGDTDQIKAVAAGVGEIAVANTYYYVRLMRSDNAADREVTEKVGVFFPNQRDRGTHVNISGAGVVRTAPNRQGAIQFIEYLASPEAQEMFADGNNEYPVLAGMNANSMVKSLGEFRSDSLNAAVFGRNNPEALRIMDQAGWR